The following nucleotide sequence is from Populus nigra chromosome 15, ddPopNigr1.1, whole genome shotgun sequence.
TGATTGATGATATGCTTCTTTGAGATTGAACAGTACTGTTGTCCAAGTCACATGTGCTGGAACTCCAAAACTCATTTGATATGCTAGGTTTATTCACTGCTCGCCCTTGTATTCTCAATCCTTTCGATGGCTCATCCACAGCAATAATTGGCGTGGGTTTAGTGCAGCATCCAAAACAGCCACTGTTCTGTTGTAAACCAAGTTAAAGCATATATACAAATGcaaaacacaacaacaacaaaatattgAGTGTTTGCACCATATGCATGAAAGTTGACAGTAGCAATGGTCATAACAAGGTAAGAAGCATCATACAATCCAATTCACAACCATTAATTTATCGAGGTGCAACAAAACCACAAACATTTGTTCTAGACAGAGCAGGAATAACGAAGTAAAACTTACATTCACAggtttctttctattttattgcCACAGAGCTAATGGAAGAAGTTGCTCTAAATAGGGCTAGAACTTAAAGGGCACAACAAGGATTCATATAGCTGATAATGAGTAGTTTGGGGTAAGACTTGATTGGTTTGAGTTGTGTTCATCAACTTTCCACTCTTGAGACGTACCTTAAGGCACAGTTGTAGTACAGAAATCAACAATTATACAAACTGACCCAAATTACTGTTCGCTTGATCAATTTTAATGGAAAGAAATAAGCAACAACATAATACGATCCATTATCTGGCAATAGATTTCTAACCTTCGAACAGCTATAGTATCATAAACAGTTCTAATTTTAGTTCTCTAGCTTCAAGAACTGCCATCTTCCAGCACCCAAATCAACTAAGATGCTTAACACTCTAACCCTTAAACTTTTAGCTAGGTCCCTTCTTAGGTGACTAGAACTCAAACCAAAAATGAATTCcaatacaaaaacataataactataatttcaacataaaatcttctcttctttcgagttttaaaaatattatctactTAAAAATCCATGCTCTTTCACATAGTTTTCCACAACTGCACACAGAATTTGAATTTAAAGTTTCCAAATTTATGACAACTTCCTTCCTTCAAGCCACCAAAGATCCTCCTCTAACCCAATCTTTCTTTAGCTGAAACACTAATCCAAGTCAAGTTTCCAATTCCCACCACATCTTCATTAattcccacaaaaaaaaaatcaacttcacCAAAAATAGAGAAGCCACAGAAGTATTTACAAAAGAAGAAACTATAATTATAAGCCAAAAAGAAACCAAACCCAGTTGTTCTTTTAAGGTTCTTAGCTCAAATTCAAGATCTAACCCTCTTCCAATGGACTCAACACTCATTAGCACCAAACCCAGTAGTCCACAAATGAAAGCCAACCATAACCAAATAAAGAAACAACGAATGGGTTTCTGAGGACTTACCCCATAAAAGCGAGAAAGTGACCGATCCAAGCAGGCACAGAGCTACTTAATATCACCATTAATTGTTAATGTCGAACTTGGTGGTGGAGACCGAAGAAAAGTCGATTAGTGAATAGTATTAAAGAGGATGATGAGTTACTTTATAACTGCTAATTAATTCTTTCTACTGcctttagataatttttttgtatatataattctcatgaattaactttttatgaattattcgttttgatgtaatttttttcttgctcacagcatatataaaaaattcttgatattctacttttttaaaaaaaaattattattatttgttatattgGAATCTATATAttccaattttatattttattgtgatattttttttctttggatcaattttttttccttaaagttCAGGTGAGTgggaattattttattttaatttttgatttcaCGCCATTGCCACAACtcacttaaatattattattattaattatttttttctgcctTGTTTGAAGGTTTAATcctttacattttaaattttaagtctTAACTTTAATATTACTATATTACCAGCTTCCCTTTTCTGGTCAAATCTTGAACAAgtaattcatataaatattaataaattaaaagaaattaattctgTTATAGCTTCCTTTTAAGATTCTATCTCTGGATCATAGGTTGGAGCAGCATAGCTATTGATTTATTGGTTAATTTAGATATGTTAATTGTTAGGGTAAACTTAAATTTTGTAGTTTTAATTTCTTAGTGTTACCTTTCTAATTCCTTAAAAGTTTCAATATTACTccataatttgaatttattttttgagtttttatatatgtcaacttgaaagaaaaatatatgagataaaagtaagaaataataaaaaaaataaaaaatagttagtCTTTTGTTCATTAGTGAGTACTAAAGGGTAAAAGTGAAACCTTCTAAAAAGTATAAAGGTAATATTGAAAACTTTTTAAAGTACAGGGGTGCAAGTGTAATATAAAGAAATCTAGGAGGGTAAATATATTGGGTACCCTAATTGCTATTTGTTGGTGACTTTACATTATAATAACAATTCAATacattataaaatgaaaaattttgatgttaaattaTCCAAACATGTcagtttttcaataaaaaaaattggagaaaTTATTTTAGAACCTGATTGTTTTAGCAGAGGGCAGCGCttttataaaagatttaattttttaaaatgttttgatatatattgatattaaaaataaattttaaaaaataaaaaaaattatttaatatatttttaaataaaaatcactttaaaaaataatcacaatacTACACACTACCTTACTCTGTCCTTGTATAATTGGATGAGTTTTTAATTTGCTGTCCAACATGCccttttatccatttttttcaaagtaaattaaaagaaaagttacaTGACTTACaagttatatattttgatataaaaaatacatcttaCTCTGAATATGGTAAATAgctcatatatttttatatttaaaaattatatccaataaaaccttatatatataattgtgcCAATCATGTCCTTAATTCTTAGTCAAGATATTTAAATATGGGAgttcatataaaaactaattttagaaGTAATGTGAAATTCACGTGagaattttagttgatttaaaCAAAGTATCACAATTGCAGTTAaaacttgttataaaaaaaatacatatgatattttaaaaatataagataaatatGTATTATTGGAATTTACGGTTTATTTTAAACATCTTTGTTtgtcatgtattaattatatatatatatatatatatatatatatatatatatagagagagagagagagagagagagagagagagggagggagggagggagggagggagggagggagggagagagggagaatAAATCATGTGTTTGCCTTGCATTTTTGAGTTACTAAGAGAAGAATcgttagatttaaaaaattaaagtataggTTTTAGTACATGATTTTGAAACTAGCATGGTGGAAACTAATAGAAGATGGAACATAATTCAATACACATGGAGGCTGTAGTTTTGAATGTTAATGCAGTTCGTTATTTTATGCCGGCAATTTGGAAGATTGTCGCTAATGGGAATGCACTGAAACAGCTTTTGGTTCCTGCGGTGGACAGTGCTTCTGTTTCGTCCAATCTTAAAATACAGATAGATAACTGCTGTTCTGACACTTGGATGCCAACAGATTAAATGAAACTAGAGGGGGCTTCTCTTTATTTAAGAGGTGGAAATGTTTTCCTCCTGGAAATGTATCTTGTTCGTCGTAATTTTCATGGTTAGGATTTTGAGAATGATGAGGCTAAGGTGTTTTTGACAAGTGCAGGCGAGTGTGCTCCAAAGACAATAGTCAGAGTAGTTTTCCCCTTGAACTTAGGCTAATCacattacttttcttttcttcataacTTCTCCGTACTCTTTTTAAACTTGTTGCCACAATGTCCAAGTTCTAAGTTGCTGTTTGAGAATGCAGGCGGGGCTGCAATGAAAACATCGCGCTCACATTTCCACATGGGCTTTAAAGCTTTAAAGCTATTTTCTAACCCATAGGAGAATTTCAATAAAAAGATGGTAGATTTGCTTGTATTTAGAAAAGAACAGAGCATATTGATTTCTACTGCTAAATCAGACTGCAGTTCCGTTTTTCACAATGATCATGCAAACCCGTCTTGAAGAATGCCAAGAATTTCAtacagccaaaaaaaaaaaattctgattgTTATgatctcatttatttttatcgtACAAGTGAAAGAAGCTAGGCCATATCAAAGGCATTTGAAGTTTCTTATACAGACGCACGCCATCTACTGTATCAAACAGAGCAATCTAAACAATGACTGCTAGTAGCACGATCATGGTACCAGATTTTAAAAACGAGTATCAACAACAAAGTGAAAGTCGAAGCAAAGTGAAAGGAAACAGATTGCTGAAAAAAGTTGAGTGATATAACATTTCCATGAGGACCAAAACAGATACAATAAGTCAATCATCAACTCCAATTCTTCTTCAGCTAATTCCCTTGTTTGAAGAGGAAAGATGAAAGGCCAGCCCTCCATCCATACATGGTTGATGGTTCATACTTTTTGGGTAAGAGCGAAGCCAGGCCTGTTCCCATGCTTTGACTGGGTACAATTCTTGGTGGGGCAGTGGTCTCCGCAGATCTAGGAAAGATATCAGCATTCACATTACTAAGATTCCACAGTTGTTCAATTACAAAAGGTTTTTCATACTGCACCCCAATAAAATCTCAATGTCTAGCATACCATACTGGTTCTAACTTGTCAACATAAACTGTTCTCACCTGAACTAGTAAAGCGCATGACTTTTTCTCCATGAGTGAAAACAGTGATTAAGAATACACCAAGATTACTTCACAATGACGTGTTCAGTTAAAAATTGACTCTTAAAAAATCACAACGGAATTTCAACATTGTAATGGCATGAAAGCAAACTGATGGATGATGCATATCTACTTGGGCAAGACTACACTCTCCAACTCATAAAATAGTTGGTATGCTTATAGTGCTAAGCTGATAAATATGAGGACAGGATGTCAGTCTCAGTGATTAGTATATGGTGCTCTGTCTCCTAGTATTTTTTGTAGGAGGCCATTAGTAACTCAAAGCAGCTCAGAGCCCTTCCACAAGAGTTGCAGAGTATCTTATGATATCtaggaattttttttggtaCAATTATGATATCTTGGGATTGCCAAGCACTACAAAATACTGATCAATCGATTGGTAAGATGGCTTAATTGTGGAAAAAACCACGAGTACAAGCAAGGTCAACAAGGACCAAGCCCTTTCAGTTTTCAGATTCTATATACATGCCAGAAGTTCTAAAAGGGAAATCAATCAccaaaacaatatatttaactaacaatTTAACCAAAATCCATTCCAAGCATATTGTTTGAAACAAAACTGGCATTCAATGCAAAGAGCCAACCAACTGATTATATGCTTAAGCatgttaaaaaacatataatatctGAAAAAAAGGCATTCAAAATCACAAGgatctgaaaataaaaagaaaccaaGTTATAGAGAGATAGAAAGAGTACACACATGAGGCCACTGTAAGCAAATGTTGCAAAGCCTTGACGTTGCTTGTGCTTGGGATTAGAACTACAGATTACATATATCCGTCCACGACGCTTAACTATCTGACAAAACTCACACATCTTTTTCACTGATGACCTCACCTTCATGGCTACTGCAAATACAAATAATCAAGAACCCATCAACACATATCCATACTCATCGTTCCATTAACAACAAATTCACCAAACCCGCCACAAAAACTGATCTTTTAGCATCTTTAAAGATTAAACAGCCACAAAACCAGATCTCAACCTAACCTAACGTTTACGCGTGATCCTAAACAACACCATTGAAAACCAAGGCATGCCCATTCTTTAATTAAGCATTAATTTACcaaaaccataataaaaaaaaaatcaaacttttagCATCTTCCATTACTAAATTGCAACAAACACATCTCTTAATCTACCCTAACCTTTATAAAACACATAACTTTGCATACAATCCTATAACCCCAAGTACTTACTTTgaggtttttaagaaaataaaaggacgGGTCTCATTCATTTTGGATTTCCAATTCCAATTTTGAATGCCAAGTAAAAACTGAAAACCAAGAACCTATTAGCAATATATTCAAATACACATAAATAAATACAGCACAAAAAAtaaagcagagagagagagagagagaaccgaTTGTGGGGTTGTGACGAAGCGTCTGGAGATTAATGGGTGTGTTGAAACCAAACGAATGGGACTGTTGAGGGAGAGAAATGGGAGAGCTTGATATCATTAGAAGACAAGAGAGCCTATAAGGGTTTGGAGATTTAGGGTTTATAAAGGGAGGTTGTGATTTGTGTTGGAGAGTAGAGGTTAAGTGAGTGTCCTGTGTGTGTTATGGAATGACATGTGGCATAGAGAAACAGTAGAAAAAAGTGggaatttgaaaatttgattttgagtaATCTCTattatgttaaataaatttaaattattaattttaaaattaattctttgaattttcttaagaaaaaataattatttattttttaaaaaaatctaattgctcattaatttgatgaaatgaaAATGTTGATTTACATTTTTTTGGGTAATAGAACTAATTTTTGTCTTATGAAAACTTTCTAATAAGATATCAAATACTGTTACATCCTTAGATATCTTATAGTTAttgtctaaaaataaattaaaaaaacagagatatatatttttgtatcttttattttaaaagtacataaatttatttcaaagacatttatgttatatttttatctttatttttctaaccaaaattgtttcaaaaatatttgttttatgtttcaacCACCTCAACCAAaccatttttttgttcattttatatttatcttgtactattaatcaaacacaattttatatctaaatattttgtatttattgaaattggatgaaatttcaattcaagttaattaattacatgGAAACAATAATTATATCGTTTTTCAACCTTActcgttaaaaaaaaacttaaaaaggcTTTAATTAAACACTATAGTAGTAAACTCATTGCTCTATGGATTGAAAATagtataatgattattttattttttaaaataaaattaattaacttattatTGGAGACAATAAAGtcatttcaataatatttatttgttgattaaggataaaaatgctttttaaCAAATTGATGGGATAGTAAAACAACTAACTTACATTTGAaagcaaaattatttaaaaatggtATTTAAGAgcttttttgcatttatttctttttaaaacacagttaaataactaaattatcctaatctattttttttttaacttgcatCAAAAagctttttgtcttttcatcctaattgtttttttttgttattatcatatcTACTTATGAgcaatttgataatttaataaacataaatattatttttttgaaaaaaatgacagACATCTGCGTGAGTGGGTGGTGGTGCTGCTCTTTTAACGGCGCATGCAAAATTATTCAATGACCAAACTCTAATTCCTGGAGCATTGTTGTAATCGCCTCGATGACCCCTCCATACCCAGGCAGTGCATGTTGTCAATGGTTCTCTAATTTGGCactgataactttttttttctttttttttctatgcctAGCCTTCCAAATTTTCAAGACagttctttaatttgtttttttcttcagattTGATCCCCGTTCTTTAGatcactatttgttttatttgaaataacttataaaattagattatttttttcaatttcatcctctaattttttttcatatgtcaaatttaattcttgttcttttgactgctatttttttatttaagatcattttttaaattaatttttttacaatttcatcatccttttTTCATCAgatcaatttgatcctcattctttatactgttatttttttactttgacaaatttttttaaatgatttttttttccgatttcatccttctacattaaattggttgggaattgagattcttgattgaactcgagtctaaaatttaatatattgtgTGTTTGGAATATTAACTTAGGTTTAAGATATTCGTTCGGGtctccttggttttttttcctttattttttaaactcatattttttctttttcatcattcaacatttatttaattggagattaggctcattatttttttatttgcgttctataggatttttcattaattttaaaaataactcaggTTATCTtggatctttttatttgttgttctttgttaaatttagatttttt
It contains:
- the LOC133673985 gene encoding uncharacterized protein LOC133673985 gives rise to the protein MISSSPISLPQQSHSFGFNTPINLQTLRHNPTIVAMKVRSSVKKMCEFCQIVKRRGRIYVICSSNPKHKQRQGFATFAYSGLISAETTAPPRIVPSQSMGTGLASLLPKKYEPSTMYGWRAGLSSFLFKQGN